The Zobellia alginiliquefaciens genome contains a region encoding:
- a CDS encoding transglutaminase-like domain-containing protein produces the protein MSLEYAITYKAENTYQEWVHDAYWQFTVVPEENESQQFIAVDFENSLNAKNEFSINGYGFKTIRVHPKDKFKEISFEANFKLIKKEINPFDFEPDTDVSKSYKKIKELDFKIDYEAFLKKTHYTLIPEEKTKLFEFDKEKSVFDNLLALNKYTYNFIQFNAEATDVHTTLSELLKIRQGVCQDFTHLFCALARANSIPARYVSGYLHQGNGYFGDSQMHAWAEAYVPFVGWIGLDPTNDILAGTNHIKVAHGKDYSDCSPLKGVVYTAGKNETAHSVQVSSQDQQ, from the coding sequence ATGTCTCTAGAATACGCTATTACTTATAAAGCTGAAAACACCTATCAAGAATGGGTTCATGATGCCTATTGGCAATTTACGGTCGTTCCGGAAGAAAACGAATCACAACAGTTCATAGCGGTTGATTTTGAAAATTCACTGAATGCCAAAAATGAATTCTCCATTAACGGATACGGTTTTAAAACCATACGTGTACACCCAAAAGACAAGTTTAAGGAAATCTCTTTTGAAGCTAATTTTAAACTCATCAAAAAAGAGATTAATCCGTTTGATTTTGAGCCAGATACAGACGTATCAAAATCATATAAAAAAATTAAAGAACTAGATTTTAAAATAGATTATGAGGCCTTCCTAAAAAAAACACACTACACTTTAATTCCTGAAGAAAAAACGAAGCTGTTTGAATTTGACAAAGAAAAATCGGTTTTCGACAACCTTCTTGCCTTAAACAAGTACACCTATAATTTTATTCAATTTAATGCGGAAGCTACGGATGTTCACACCACATTATCCGAACTATTGAAAATTCGGCAAGGGGTATGTCAGGATTTCACCCACTTGTTTTGTGCTTTAGCTAGGGCCAACAGTATTCCTGCCAGATATGTTTCCGGTTATTTACATCAAGGAAACGGTTACTTTGGCGATTCACAAATGCATGCATGGGCCGAAGCCTATGTGCCTTTTGTAGGCTGGATAGGATTAGACCCTACAAATGATATTTTAGCGGGCACAAACCACATTAAAGTTGCTCATGGAAAAGACTATAGTGATTGTTCCCCATTAAAAGGAGTGGTGTATACCGCGGGCAAAAATGAAACCGCCCATTCGGTACAGGTAAGTAGCCAGGACCAACAATAG